The following is a genomic window from Mustela erminea isolate mMusErm1 chromosome 2, mMusErm1.Pri, whole genome shotgun sequence.
TGTACGGCGGCAGACTGGCGCTCGCTGGCCAGGGCCGTACTTCCGGGCGCCCTGTATATAAAGTGGACTgccctatacaaggaggaatgTCAACAAATTGCAGAAAGGAATGCCCGTGCCAATCCTGCCATCCCGATCACCATGGGAATGCTTACTGGAACAGATGGCCAATATGCCTCCGGTATTCAGCAGGCTGCCATTCCTCCCCCATACCAAGATCAGGTGCGAGCCACGGGGCTCGCCGCCTGGAATAAACTCGAAGAAGGGCCTTCTGAGTCGCCCATCGCGGGGCTACATCAAAAGGCTAATGAGGACCTTCCCTCGTTTATCGACCGGGTGGAAAAATCCATCAAAAAGAAACTCCCCCCGGGGGACCTTAGGGACCATTTTCTAAAAATGGCAGTGTGGGAAGGTATGACCCGTGACCATAGAATGGCCTGTGCGGGCTTAAAAGAAAGGTCCATGGACCGCTGGGTTATTGCAACCAAAGACATTGGCTCTACATCGCATCAAGCGAGAGCTATGGCCGCTGCCCTCAAGGAGCACCAGCAGGAGAGCCTTGAGACCCTCGTTTGCGCCATTCAGCAAACATCCCTGCAGCCCCGCCCCACGGACTCACCTCGTTTATGCTTTGGTTGTGGACAAGAGGGGCATTTCAAGAGAAACTGCCCACAGGGCCGTAAGCCCGTCCAGCCTCAATCTTCTGTCCTGCCACGGACCCCATGCCCTAAATGTAAAAAGGGGTTCCACTGGGCAAAGGACTGCAAATCCAGATTCGATATCCAGGGCAAGCGTTTAAACTCCAGTCGGGGCAATCCCCAGCCCCGTTAAATAAGGGGAAGGCACCTGTTCGAGCGCATTGGACCGTCCCGCTGGTCCTGGGCCTCCGCCCCAAGATGCGCCTCACAATCGGAGACAAATCTTTTAAGTGCCTCATTGACACCGGAGCTGAACGTACCGTCCTCCGACAGGAAGAGGTCCCCCCTTCATGGAAACTTGTTCCTGGCCCCCCCTTAGTGGGGGTTGGAGGCCAAGTTGGCTCCCATGAGACTGCCAACTTAATGTGCTCGGTCGATCCAGACGGCAACAGAGGACAAATTCGTCCCTTGGTAGCCTCTGGGCTCACCGCCAACCTCCTTGGTCAAGACATTCTAGGAGCCACAGAGGCCTTCATTACTACTGATCATAAGGCCTTTTTTGATGATATACTGGATGAGGAGGAATACCAGCAACAATTCTGGGAGGGAAGGAGTGCCCACTCCAACTACCGAGATGACCCCTACCTGGAGAGTATAAGGCAAAGACACCAGTCCCCCCAATCCTAAAGGCCACTGCCCTGCCTCAGGTCCCCAAAATTAATTGGAAAGAGGGTCCTCCCATTTGGGTAGAGCAGTGGCCTCTCCCTTCTCACAAATTGCAGCAACTCCACCTTCTGGTACAACAACAGCTTGACCTTGGGCATATCCGCCCATCTCTTAGCCCCTGGAATTCCCCCATTTTTGTCATCAAAAAGTCTAACAACTCATGGAGGTTGTTACAGGACTTACGACTAGTGAACAACAGGATGATCCCCTTCGGGACCCCTCAAAGGGGGCTCCCATGGATCCCTGCTATTCCATCTAACCATTTAATTACCACCATTGATATTAAGGAttgtttcttctccattcccCTTCATCCCGACGACACAGAAAAATTCGCCTTTTCCCTGCCCGCTCCTAACTTCTCCGGGCCCGACCAGATATTTGAATGGACCGTTCTCCCCCAAGGAATGGCTAATAGTCCCTCAATCTGCCAAAATATATTGGCTCGAGTCTTTGCATCATTTCTTAGGGACCCAGACATCCTTTTCTATATCTACATGGATGCTATTATCCTGGGGGCTCCTGACCCATCTCAACTTGATCTCCTCACTTCTAAATGTCTCTCCATCTTGGCCGGCCATGGTTTTAAGGTTGCCCCTGAAAAGATTCAAAGGGTCCCCCCTTTTAAAATCCTTGGGTCCCTGCTCTCCCTGGACACAGTATCCCCCATTAGACCTCAATTACAAATCCAGTCCTCATATACCCTGCCTCAATTACAAAAACTCCAGGGCGAAATAAACTGGATGAGGCCATGGATCTCAATCTCTACCGAGAGACTCACCCCCCTATTTGACCTGCTCAAGGGCTCCTCCCTCTCGTCCGCCATCATTCTGAACGCTGATCACCTCTAAGCGCTTACTGAGGTTCAACAGGCCATTGACAAGTCCACCTTAAAGCGGTTCACCCCCTCTGTGCCTCTGGTTTTGTACATCTTCCCGGGGGAATCCCTGATGACTGCGTTGCTTGCCCAACAGGGGGAACCCATCCAATGGATCCACCTCTCGGTGGGGGGCACCCCACGGGTATATGCAACAACGGACCAACTCGCTGACTGCATCACAAAGGGGAGGACCAACTCACTTCGTCTTTTTGGAAAGGACCCAAGTGCTATTATTACTCCCTATAGAATTCAGGACTTTGCCTGGCTCCAGCACAATAATGCAAGGGTAGCCATAGCTTTAGAAGGGTTCACTGGCGACATAGACTGTCATTATGGGCCCtataaatggatgaattccttCGGTAAATTACCATGGAAGTTCCCCACATTGTTTGTCCCCCGGGCAGACCCTTCCTATCACACAGCCTTCACAGATGGAGGCAAGATAGAAGCCTCAGCAGTAATTTTCCCGCCTCATCCTAGCGACAAGGGAAGCCTTACACCTCAAGAATCCCTCACCCATGAGGTACAGGGATCAGCACAATTCAAAGAGCTATATGCCATGGTCCTAGCTCTCTCCAGAGTTGAAGGTCCCCTCAACCTGTTTTCAGACAGCCTTTATGTGGTCAATCTCCTGCCCAATGTGATTGATGCCCACATTAGACTTGATTCTAACCCCATTACCCCACTCATGATCCAGACCTGTACCCTTCTAAAACAGAGAACCAACCCAATATACGTCCAACACCTTAGAGGACACCAGGGACTTCCAGGATTCCTTTCACAGGAAAACTCCCTGGCCGACCGACTTGCGTCTACCCCCCAATGTTACTCCGTTGAGGAGGCCACTCATTTTCATAGACTCACCCACGCCAATTGGAGGGGACTCCACCACCGCTTCCCCCTGGTCCCCGTCAAAGATCTTAAAAAGATCATTCGAACCTGCAAATCCTGCCAGCCTTTTTTGCAGGTCCCCCCACTCCAGGGACCCGGGTGCAACCCCAGAGGGCTACGCCCTAATCACCTCTGGCAAACAGACGTAACTCATTACCCCTCCTTTGGTAAACTTAAGTATGTTTTCATGTCTGCTGACACCCACTCACATGTGTGTTGGGCAACGGCCCACGCCAGTGAAAAGACTAAACATGCCATTAGCCACTTCCTACAATGTTTTGCCACACTAGGACTCCCAGAACAGATCAAGACTGATAATGGCCCCTGCTTCACTAGTCAGGCCCTCAAGGATTTCCTTACTACCTGGAATATCTCCCACTCCACGGGAATCCCCTATAATCCCAGGGGCCAagcaatcatagaaagacaaaacCGCACCCTTAAGGaccatttacaaaaacaaaagggggaatcACTCCCCCACACGACCAGCTTAAGAAGGCattatttaccctaaatatattaaatttttccaAATCGGACGGCCTATCTGCATTCCAGAGACACTGGGCCACTGCAGCCCCACATCCCGCTGTCCTTGTTAGATGGAAAGACCCCCCTGACGGGCCAATGGAGAGGGCCCGACCCCCTCCTCACAGCAGACAGAGGATTTGGATGTGTATTCCCACCCTCTGAAAAGAAGCCCATATGGGTGCCTGCCAGGGACCTTAAGTACCTCCCAGAGGCGAAGGAGATTGCTAACTCTGACCCAGAGGGCCTACCGCCCTCTGAGGAGCCTCCCCTTATTGATTCATAGGCCCACCAATCAGGATGTCTTGGGTGGCACCGCTTCTTCTTCTGCTGGCTCATGGACAAGTCACTCGCGCTGGCCTATGCTTAAAGAATGGGCCCCTAATGGCCCAGGCTTTCCTCGCCAAtgtctccctgctccttcccaccaCGAACTGCCCTCTCTGGCCTCCCAGAGACTATGTGTATATATCCCCCTCTCTTCTAATGTCACCTGTCTTTGGGCGCCCCCATTGGCAGACAATGGCTCTAATATTGACCTCGGGGCTATTGACCCCAGCTACTGTGACCAAAACACCACAGTAAACAATACTCAACTCTGCCCCCCCAATGCCACTGTATTCGTCTGTGGGGACCAGGCATTCAGCTTCCTCCCCACTAATTGGACTGGCCTTTGTGCCTTAGCTTGGCTTCTGCCAGATCTCAACATTATTCCCAACAGAGCCTTCTGATTCCTGCCTTCGATCGTCTCGGAGGGCGATCCAAAAGAGCCATCCAGGCCATCCCCATCATGCTGGGATTAGGGATCACTGCGGGAGTTGCAACCGGCTCTGCCGGGATAGGTACCTCTCTCCACTACTATAACACATTATCCCGACAGATGATTAATGACTTGGGTGCAGTCTCGGAGACCATCCTTGACCTCCAAACATAGATGGACTCGCTGGCTGCGGTAGTCCTCCAAAACCggcgaggcttagatctattaacagccaaaaagggaggcatatgtttgtttttacaggaggaatgttgtttctttgccaaccggtcgggtattgtacgagacaaaatcaagaagctacaggaggacctagagaagcgccgccacgccctgatgacctcccccttctggacaagctttaatggcttacttccctttctcctccccctcctggggcccatcctaaccctacttctcctgctgacctttggcccctgtattataagattgcccaattcgtccaaaaaagagtggaggccattcaactcatgaacgtccatgttcaataccagagactggccacccgtgacgacgagtcctacgaggggccccatcaatagtctcacgacctatggcggatgggattccttgcaggaacaacccacgccaggtcagggaccaaacccccATGCCCatacaggcatgatattcaatgacgggtaagaccggcgggggacgcagagcaacctaagacagggggtacaccaaagcagtgtgattccccgatgacgggtaagcctgaaggcccgccgccggcgacctaagacagaagtcatgcatacaaaaacaaaagggggagatgttgggccccaagaggctaagatggcaccgggtggccttctcttccagatcgggaacccacatggccgaccacaaaggcgccaaagtggcggtttcggtttcccatcagtttcgtttcccgcaagcctccaccccctgcagggcgtgtctctcccaactcccgccgacacggcacatccccattggcccccactttgctgacctcacttcccttccctcaccccatataagccgctgccctgctcaataaagcgagatcctgctttgACAGACCTCCTGAGCCTGGTGTTGTTCCTCTgcgcgttccgggttcgcgacactcgccatcctgCTCAGCCCCTAGTGGGGGTCTCCGGCCGGCCCGGCGACGCGCCCCACACCAGAGATGGAAGCTGCAGCCAATGGACCCTGCTGACCGTGGACTAAAGCGAAGACTAAAAAAACTGAGTTtattgttgctcctattgttacCTGTTCATGTAAAGTATAGGTGAGAAACTAGATGAATGgaattaggaaaaatggaaaaggtatACAAAGTGGTGAATGGCTAACTCATCAGCCGACTGCGCACTACTGTTACTTTTTGGCCCCTGCATTATAAATGCCCTAATGTCATTTGTACCAAAGAAAATtagagtgataaaaatgttagtCTTACATGCTCAATATAACCCCTTACAACAGGAAAACATAcaactggctgaaaagtcaaggatttgactaattTCCAAGGAAAGGGGAGAAATGTGAGGGCCTGTACGAGAgcctggttagccagaggaacttacttgcaaacccTGGATATAGGGGCAGGCCAGGCCCGATGGAGACATCCAACCAGTGGGGTGCacatatatttactgtggtgtgttgcaatctcattgaccacctgtgtgtggccagctcaaccacctctataacggttagtctgtgaggctggggatgggggggaggaggaggaggaatagcCGTTGGGGTAGTAGTAGTGGTAGTCACTGGGTGACAGTCGTTGGGAGCAGCATCGTCAGGGTTGTCGTCCTTGTCATCACTGCCTCTTCGTCGTTGGGAGCAGCCTCATCCTGGGAGCGGCCTCGTCATGAGCAGCATCATGGGAGGCAGAGTATGTGTTGTTGGGGTTGTTGTCCTCATCGTCGTCGCCTCTTCGTTGTCGGGATCGGCCTCGTCCGGGGAGCGGCCTCCTTGGGGTCGTCATCGTCGCCTTTTCTTAAGAGACAGCCCCCACCttcagtttgatttttgatgcttggtgagaaataaagctttgcttgactttcgctttgcatcagtctcgttcctttgatcacggaccctaacagaCTGAAAGCATCAGGCCAATCAAAACTTCATGAAGTCACAGCCAAAAATAAAAGATCcaatcaaataaaatcacaagtttcACAGCAAGCTAACCAGAGAAGCTTTTTAAATAATGCCCAAATAAAACACCCAGCCATCCAAAATCTAAGAACTCAGTGTTCAAAAGAATTGCAAGCAATTCAAACCACATTCAACTTAAACTGGTAGAAGAAGTAGACCAAACCAAATCAAGCCATTAAGCATTAGGTCAACATAAAACCTGTGGCCAAATTTCATTCAAAAATCctaaaaagtaggggcacctggagggctcagttggttgagtgtcagactctttttttaaacattttttaatttatttttaatttcttttccgtgttccagaattcattgtttgtgcaccacacccagtgctccatgcaatacgtgccctccataacccaccaccaagctcacccaacctcccacctcccacccctccaaaactctcagattgtttttcagagtccacagtctctcatggcttgtctcccccttcaatttccccctcttgatctcagcttggggatccatctcagaatcatgagttcaggccctgcacTAGGCTGctagctgggtgtggagcccacttaaaaatccttattttaaaagaatcataaagTAAAAACATAGTCACATAAAAACTGCCAAGAAATGAACTAGTCAAAGAAAACAGGTCAATCTGACCAAACACAAACAACCGAGATGCTCAAAACTGAAGCCAAATACATGGACCcaacaaaaaaaccaagccaCCAAAACGTAATCACAGACCTCTCCCACCATGCTCTCGGCATTCCTATTCTGGGCAGCCAAAACCTCAGCCAAAGGTGCCTTCACTCTGACATCCTACtggacaaaaaaagaagaaagaaagaaaagaaaattctgtccACTGTATATTTGTCCACAGAAACCTATGCAATGACCTGGTACACAAAAATATCATCAAAGCTGACCCAGTAAAAAATCCAAACCTCACCTAGACCTTGCTCACATCACTATTTCCATGCATAAGTGCCCCATCCACTTACTCACTTCAACCTAGGAAATTACCATTAAATCCAACAACTTTTAAACATGCTTTTCACCACTATGAAATCTGTGACAAATCCTCTGTTATCAAAACAGTGGTACTTCCTACCCAAGTCGTCCACTATCACTAAACCTAAGGGCCATCCCCACTTAAACGACCACCACTACACTCCTACCAACACTTACCAACAAGAACATGAGTGCTGCCATCAACTTCACTGCCATCATCAATCCACTGGCTGATGCCACCCAATCTGTCACCGTATCCACAAACGCCATTATGACCACAAAATGTGTCATCACCACCAAAACCTGGTGGATTGCAATCAGCACACCTGCTGCTTCTACCTTGGAAGGTATCACGTTTGAAGCTTCAATATTTAATGCTTTATCTAAATATGAACCTATTGGCCATATAGTGGATGGTACCACTTTATCAGCTGTCCTCACAACACATATGAAGACCGCTACCATTAGCATATATGAAACCAAATTTTATGCCACTACCACATTTATTACCACATCATTTGCCACTACATTAGGTGAAACTTCCAGTTCTTCAACTTCAGCTGCCTTTATTTCAGCAACATCTGAATCTGAAGGCACACCTGTTTCTACTATCACTACTGTAACTACCACCACACGTGATACAGCACTTCTTACCAGCATACACGCTGCCATATCCAACTTACTTACTGCAACAGTTGTTACTACTAACAATTTTTTTCACTTGGAAAAACTGAAGTCACTAATTCCACCTCTGCCACACTATAGTCACTGCCATTGACACACCACCACCTGGGACCACTATCAAATCTTCCAAAGCAGCTGAAACTCCCACCCTAACTGACTCAACCTCTCTAGATACTTTCACATCTGATACCATCAAACAGCTAACACCACGTCTGATGGCAAACTTACTTCAATGACTATACTTGATTCTATATCAATGgtcattttttaacttcttataaTCACCATGATTTCCATCCCTATGTCTGATTCCTCTATAATAATCTTTGCTTCTATGACATCAGCTCACACGACTTTGCTTTTAtacttaatatgtaaatataaatatatttatatatatatctgtatatttataaatatacttaatatgtaaatataaaataatgattttggatatatatatacacattaaatatgtacagatGTTACAGatgtatatataggtatatataaatattcatataaatattgaGTATATCTGCCCATatcatatacatattcatatgtgTTGTGCATGTACCATTTTATAACTgaacaagagggaaaaaagcatgATATCTCTGAACTCAGCTTTCATATTCTTAGACTCACTATTAGCTGTCAAAGAAGGTCAGGTggaagcagaggaggggaggaccTAGTGACTATTTACATGACTAGGTGATTAAAAACCAAAGATGGATGAAGATCTCAGCAAACACCTACATAAACAACTCAGAGGGTCATAAGTCTTCCCCAGTCTTCATCAGAAAAGAGGCACAACGTCTGAGAAAAGTACAAGAGAAAAAGTGTTAGTTGTGTTAAGTTTGTGCCACCATTCCTGTGGAATTgaattatttcaataataataatattacaaaACTGAGTATTTGTGTCCCCCCCCACAAAATCCATTTGTTGAAATCCTACCCCCAAAATGATGGTATCAGGAAGTAAGGCCTTTGGAGAGGTGATCAGGCCATGGGATTCATGAAAGAGAGTCCTAAGAGTTCCTTCACCCAACCTACCttgtgaggacacagcgagaaaacagccatctatgaaccaggaagcaggcccttGCCAGTAACCAAATCgccagtgccttgatcttggactccccaacctccagaactgtaagaaataaacttcttttgTTTATAAGTCACTCTGGCTATGGATTTTGTTACAGTAACCCAAACAGACtaagagaaacaaacaataataacTTTGTTGCTTATAAActaggaatataaaatgaaatttatgctCAATGCACAAATGAAACCTCTAAAATTTAATACTTAGATTCTTcctgaaaaaaatacttaaagattttctccatccaaaagaaaaataaatagaaagatacagGATACCAGAAACATGAGTGAACAAGAGAGTTAAATATAAGTTAATTCTAAATGATTAATAATTATTGATGTATAAGAATAACTCCTAACAATCCAGGAATAAAACCTCAATTTCCATCAAAACAGAATTTTCCATTAAAGGAAAGATCAAGTGagaatccaaaaaggaaatcttgtgTATCCATATGGAAAATATACTTGATGATAAACTCtattatttaatagaaaatgtaaGCTTAAAcatgcttattaaaaatgtaaggtTAGTcagctaaaactataaatatagCTTGTAATTTTACAAGTTCatggaggaaaaagaataaaccaaGAGACTATAACCAATACAACCAaattaatgagtttttaaaaattaaggtatataaaaaacataaagtttAAGTGTAAGTCATGTATAACTAATCacaacaaatataaatgtattccaTTTCCCTacttaaaatagataattttatagttttcaaaaatattaataaaaagtttatCCATGTATGTGTTCTTTCCAAGATTCACAATCCTAAACAAAGTAACACTGAAAGGATGAAAATTAGGGAATAGAAAATTCTTATGTGAGGCTGTTAGAGTGACTAAAAGAATTCTgagaacagagaaagacaaatactatatatcaCTAAttgtggaaagaagaaaactgaagagggatgcctgggtggctcagctggtgaagcaactgcctttgcctcgggtcatgaccccagggccctgggattgagtcccgcattgggctccttgcttggtgggggagcctgctactctctgacaaataaataaataaaatcttaaaagaaaaaaagaaaagaaaaaaaactgaacacaGAAACAACAGAATAATGATTACCATAGGCTGGGGGAAATGTGGATATGTTGGTcagagtacaaacttccagttaaaagataaataacttctggggatctaatgcatAGCACTGTAATTACAGTtaacaataatgtattatatactaaaaattgctaaaagagtagatcttaaatgttctcaccaggAAAAAGTAATTATGAAATGTGATGGAAGTGATAACCAACACTACAGTAGTACTCATACTGatacataaatgtatcaaatcaacacatggcgcaccttaaatatataatgtggttatattatatctcaataaagctggaaataaAGTGTGTTTCcttcacataaaaagaaaattttttgagaaaagagaACTCAAAGTTAAATTCATTCAATAAAACATAAAGggttattttataatgataaaactCACAtctatctaaaaatatattagcaTGAACTTCTAAATAcctaacataaatataaaaaattatacaaataaagaaattaaccaATCCAGAGCTATGGAGAGTATTTAAGACAACTTAGAAATTATCAGATCAAGTAgacaaaaagaggaaaggaaacaggttGAATACACTtgcaaaaagttttaaattatggaTTTGTACTTTGCAGACTACACTGAAAAAGCCTGAAAATCCCACTGAGCTATTTACTGCaagatacaaattatttttctaaccCCCTGAGATCAACATTCTTACAGACACTGCAACTCTGACGATAACAACATTATGTATCATTAACTGTCCGAAAGTCCTGTTTAGAAAGATGAGTGCCCCAGTTACCCCACATAAAATATCTATCCAACTTCAAAAGCCAATTATAATTATAGTACATGCTCTCTCATTTACTTCATTTGTGTTTTGATTAACTGAGAAATATAACatatttgaaacactgaaaataataacTCCTTTGCTAACTATATATACTGCTATAAGCTGGGGTTGCAGGTACCAGAATATAATGCCTTCAAAACGTGGAGATTAATGCCTAGGTTTCTGAACCCAGCAGGGcccccttaaaaaaatatatcatacaCAGACCCTGTGCCTAAGTTTAAAAATCTATAGAAAGAGACAAAACACAGCAGGGAaacaaaagagagggagagaatatgacATCATGCAATCTTTAAGAGGCATATAAATAAGAAAGACCAATAAAAGGATATAATGACCATGACTGTCCTCAGGGGGACATGTGATTCAAGAGGCTTGATCTCAGAGGATGAAGTCACATATCTGGAAGACTGACACTAAAGGGTAAATTATCTCTAACAGTAAAACTATAAACGTAATTCaattagcattttatttcaagtttagCTTTAGATTCCGAAATTAAAATTAGCTATGATGAAAGAATGTAATCATTTCCTAAGCCTGAAATTATACATGTCTAAaccgcaactcttgatctcctcCTCCATCATATACACTCTCTCCCCTCCCGCTCTCTCTCGCGCTCCTTCATCTCCCTCCCTATCTCCtctaaattaaaagtaatttcatCCTTCTGATATATCAGATCAAAAGTCATGACTCCTCTCAAATGCTTTATCCAACCTATCAGCAAACTCTGTTGGATCTACCCTCAAATACCTCTAGAATTTAACCTCTCTTGCACTCCTGCATCCACCCTGTCCAAGTCAACAGCAGCTCTGCCCTGGTAATACGAATTACTGGTCTTCTTGCCTCCATCCTTGCCTCTCTCCTATGGTCCTCTCCTGTATTACAGCcacagtcatctttttttttttttttaagattttattttattttatttgacagagattacaagtaggcagagaggcaggcagagaaagagaggaggaagcaggctccctgctgagcaaagagcccgatgtggggctcgatcccaggaccctgggatcatgacctgagccgaaggcagaggctttaacccactgagccacccaggcgcccccacagttaCCTTTTTAAAGCTGGAGTCAAATCATATCTATGTTCCACTCAAAATTTTTAATGGCTCCTGTCTTACCCAGTAGAATGTAAGGCTCTACAGGATCTGGGCCCTGTTCCCTCTATGTCATCATCTCTTTTAATGACATAGAGGGAACAGGGCCCAGATCCTGTAGAGCCTTACATTCTACCATAAGTAAAAAGCCTTACTGGCCCTCTTGCTGCTCCTCAACTATGCCAGGCACATTTCTATCTCAGGGCTGCTTCATCTGCA
Proteins encoded in this region:
- the LOC116582756 gene encoding endogenous retrovirus group K member 5 Gag polyprotein-like, translating into MGAATWVNTKRYAGAAVVSPEQELWTAALPHGTSAQKVELIALTKALQMAKGKTTNIYLYGQQWGSPAGPATRPTTGAPCEESLPLTGQSVNGAYPSASILPSSFGTPQLKKAVLEDGPNAPWTETILRGLAFSPCTAADWRSLARAVLPGALYIKWTALYKEECQQIAERNARANPAIPITMGMLTGTDGQYASGIQQAAIPPPYQDQVRATGLAAWNKLEEGPSESPIAGLHQKANEDLPSFIDRVEKSIKKKLPPGDLRDHFLKMAVWEGMTRDHRMACAGLKERSMDRWVIATKDIGSTSHQARAMAAALKEHQQESLETLVCAIQQTSLQPRPTDSPRLCFGCGQEGHFKRNCPQGRKPVQPQSSVLPRTPCPKCSPSLLMSPVFGRPHWQTMALILTSGLLTPATVTKTPQ